A single genomic interval of Geotrypetes seraphini chromosome 1, aGeoSer1.1, whole genome shotgun sequence harbors:
- the CPLX4 gene encoding complexin-4, producing the protein MYLEKKMSFLLKNMVSNQLKNFGFGGGEEENKETDAADPAAAQGMTREEYEEYRRQVMEEKMERDAAFAQKKAERATLRVYLREKYRLGRSEEDENQIQMAGDEIDVPEDLQKMVADDQEEEEEKDSFLGHLQDIQNLDLDTLKEKAQATIAEIKQTAEEKCSVM; encoded by the exons ATGTATTTGGAAAAGAAAATGTCTTTCTTGTTGAAAAATATGGTGAGCAACCAACTGAAGAATTTTGGATTtggtggaggagaggaggaaaaTAAAGAAACAGATGCAGCGGACCCAGCCGCAGCTCAGGGAATGACACGCGAGGAGTATGAAGAATATCGAAGGCAGGTTATGGAGGAGAA GATGGAGAGAGATGCTGCCTTTGCACAGAAAAAAGCAGAGAGAGCTACACTTCGGGTGTACCTCAGAGAGAAGTACAGACTTGGACGG AGTGAAGAAGATGAGAACCAGATCCAAATGGCAGGAGATGAGATAGATGTACCGGAGGACCTTCAGAAAATGGTAGCAGATGATcaggaggaagaagaagagaaagattCGTTCCTGGGGCACCTTCAAGATATTCAAAATCTGGATCTGGACACTTTGAAAGAGAAAGCTCAGGCCACAATTGCTGAAATAAAGCAGACTGCTGAAGAGAAATGTTCTGTGATGTAA